Proteins encoded by one window of Luteimonas yindakuii:
- a CDS encoding ATP-binding protein yields MTNRVWNGDAVADLLPRPTGLTGTPDHAGLRSMQQLIQLRWIATVGQVAAILVVHYAYGITLPLQAMFAVLGVLVVFNLLSLAWWHGRSRITGVALLVALLVDVASLTAQLHLSGGLSNPFLFLYLLQVALGAVLLRSPYTWLVAAATALGVVLLVMFPGPTRVPVDPADGLADPYVQGLLVCFLLMAALLVVFVARIERILRERAARLAALRQRAVEEEHIVRMGLLATGAAHELGTPLSTLAVILRDWQHLPLFAADPELREDVAEMEAQVLRCKAIVTNILLSAGEMRGEAPRETTLHAFLDDLAAEWRSSRPVRRFEYRNGCEQDPPLVSDPGLRQMVFNVLDNALEASPQHVALDVACRDSDLVIEIADSGGGFDAAILERLGTPYNSSKGEPGRGLGLFLSVNVARTLGGRLSARNRPQGGAVVTMVLPLSALALEEQDTDDE; encoded by the coding sequence ATGACCAACCGCGTGTGGAACGGTGACGCGGTCGCGGACCTCCTGCCCCGCCCCACCGGCCTGACTGGCACCCCCGACCACGCCGGGCTGCGCAGCATGCAGCAGCTGATCCAGTTGCGCTGGATCGCCACCGTCGGCCAGGTCGCCGCCATCCTGGTCGTGCATTACGCGTACGGGATCACGCTGCCGCTGCAGGCGATGTTCGCGGTGCTCGGCGTGCTGGTGGTGTTCAACCTGCTGAGCCTGGCGTGGTGGCACGGCCGCAGCCGGATCACCGGCGTGGCGCTGCTGGTCGCCTTGCTGGTGGACGTGGCGTCGCTGACCGCGCAGCTCCATCTGAGCGGCGGCCTCAGCAACCCGTTCCTGTTCCTGTACCTGTTGCAGGTGGCGCTGGGCGCCGTGTTGCTGCGCTCGCCCTACACCTGGCTGGTGGCCGCCGCGACGGCGCTGGGCGTGGTGCTGCTGGTGATGTTTCCCGGGCCCACGCGAGTACCGGTGGATCCCGCCGACGGCCTCGCCGACCCGTACGTGCAGGGGCTGCTGGTGTGCTTCCTGCTGATGGCCGCACTGCTGGTGGTGTTCGTCGCCCGCATCGAGCGCATCCTGCGCGAGCGTGCGGCACGCCTGGCCGCGCTGCGCCAGCGCGCTGTCGAGGAAGAGCACATCGTCCGCATGGGCCTGCTGGCCACCGGCGCCGCCCACGAACTCGGCACCCCGCTGTCCACGCTGGCGGTGATCCTGCGCGACTGGCAACACCTGCCGCTGTTCGCCGCGGATCCGGAACTGCGCGAGGACGTGGCGGAAATGGAAGCGCAGGTGCTGCGATGCAAGGCCATCGTCACCAACATCCTGCTGTCGGCCGGCGAGATGCGCGGCGAGGCGCCACGCGAGACCACCCTGCACGCCTTCCTCGACGACCTGGCGGCGGAATGGCGAAGCTCGCGCCCGGTGCGCCGCTTCGAGTACCGCAACGGTTGCGAGCAGGATCCGCCGCTGGTCTCGGACCCGGGCCTGCGGCAGATGGTGTTCAACGTGCTCGACAACGCGCTCGAGGCTTCCCCGCAGCATGTCGCGCTCGACGTTGCCTGCCGCGACAGCGACCTGGTGATCGAGATCGCCGATTCCGGCGGTGGATTCGACGCCGCCATCCTCGAGCGCCTCGGGACACCCTACAACTCCAGCAAGGGTGAGCCCGGCCGCGGACTCGGCCTGTTCCTGTCGGTCAACGTGGCCCGTACACTCGGTGGGCGGCTGTCCGCCCGCAATCGTCCGCAGGGCGGCGCCGTGGTGACGATGGTGCTGCCGCTTTCGGCGCTGGCCCTCGAGGAACAGGACACCGATGACGAATGA
- a CDS encoding oxygenase MpaB family protein — protein MPRPSLPLAAPAAAAIRRWVLGVFPRGQSGIDYDNPPGDPGLFGPGSVTWRVHADFPGMLAGGLCALMLQALHPRALAGVWDHSDFRNDLVGRLRRTTAFVAGTTYAGTAQAQPLIRRVSAIHTRVRGVTADGVAYAADDPELLAWVHVTEAYAFLQGFRAYAGLPGPPGFEDRYYDETRRVAEALGAREVPADGAQVLAFFARVRPELRYDTRSREVLGVLRDVRLPVPGATLSRELFLGAGAALLPPWAESLLEIGPLQRARHRACARALRAAAPLFRMALPDGVAPRACRRVGVPAEVLRDFRGID, from the coding sequence ATGCCCCGTCCGTCGCTTCCGCTTGCCGCACCTGCCGCTGCCGCCATCCGGCGCTGGGTGCTGGGGGTATTCCCGCGCGGACAGAGCGGCATCGACTACGACAATCCGCCGGGCGATCCCGGGCTGTTCGGCCCCGGGTCGGTGACCTGGCGCGTGCATGCGGACTTCCCCGGCATGCTCGCCGGCGGGCTGTGCGCGCTGATGCTGCAGGCGCTGCATCCACGCGCGCTGGCGGGCGTCTGGGACCATTCCGATTTCCGCAACGACCTCGTCGGCCGGTTGCGGCGCACGACGGCATTCGTCGCCGGCACCACCTACGCCGGCACCGCACAGGCACAGCCGTTGATCCGCCGCGTGTCCGCGATCCACACCCGCGTGCGGGGCGTGACTGCCGATGGCGTGGCGTACGCGGCCGACGACCCGGAATTGCTGGCGTGGGTCCATGTCACCGAGGCCTATGCCTTCCTGCAGGGCTTCCGCGCGTATGCGGGTCTGCCGGGTCCCCCCGGCTTCGAGGATCGCTATTACGACGAGACCCGGCGCGTGGCCGAGGCGCTGGGCGCGCGCGAGGTGCCGGCGGACGGCGCGCAGGTCCTGGCGTTCTTCGCCCGCGTGCGGCCGGAACTGCGGTACGACACGCGCTCTCGCGAGGTGCTCGGGGTGCTGCGCGACGTGCGCCTGCCGGTGCCGGGGGCCACGCTGTCGCGCGAGCTGTTCCTCGGTGCTGGTGCGGCGTTGCTGCCGCCGTGGGCGGAGTCCCTGCTGGAGATCGGGCCGTTGCAACGGGCGCGCCATCGCGCCTGCGCCCGCGCGTTGCGCGCGGCGGCGCCGCTGTTCCGCATGGCGTTGCCGGATGGGGTGGCGCCGCGCGCGTGTCGTCGCGTGGGCGTGCCAGCGGAGGTGCTGCGCGACTTCCGCGGGATCGATTGA
- a CDS encoding GspH/FimT family pseudopilin: MTVPGMPAMRGHFSYTTSRRLPIVHALPSPHPPRSTCGMEAGAMKRSNAGVTLIEMMTVLTVLAVSLTIGLPAFADTLTRLRVQTAMHRITADLAAARSTAIARRSQLVVCPRDADHRCRNDSDWTQGWMFFLDPDGNRQPDDTADILGSREAMPRGLTVTTTRRYLRYQHDGRSAHSNQTVRLCAGSELAGTVVVNNLGRVRSARPPKATACPQ; the protein is encoded by the coding sequence GTGACCGTGCCCGGAATGCCGGCAATGCGCGGCCACTTTTCCTACACCACATCACGCCGGCTGCCGATAGTCCATGCGCTCCCCTCACCACATCCTCCCCGCTCGACATGCGGCATGGAGGCCGGTGCGATGAAGCGCAGCAATGCGGGCGTGACCCTGATCGAAATGATGACCGTGCTGACGGTCCTCGCCGTTTCCCTGACCATCGGCCTGCCGGCCTTCGCCGACACTCTGACCCGGTTGCGTGTGCAGACCGCCATGCACCGCATCACTGCCGACCTCGCCGCAGCCCGCAGCACCGCCATCGCACGCCGCAGCCAACTGGTGGTCTGCCCACGCGACGCCGACCATCGCTGCCGCAACGACTCGGACTGGACCCAGGGCTGGATGTTCTTCCTCGACCCCGACGGCAACCGCCAGCCGGACGACACAGCGGACATCCTCGGCAGTCGCGAAGCCATGCCCCGCGGCCTGACCGTCACTACCACCCGCCGCTACCTGCGCTACCAGCACGACGGTCGCAGCGCCCACAGCAACCAGACCGTGCGGCTCTGCGCAGGCAGCGAGCTGGCCGGCACCGTCGTCGTCAACAACCTGGGCCGCGTGCGCAGCGCACGGCCTCCAAAGGCAACGGCGTGCCCGCAGTGA
- the uvrB gene encoding excinuclease ABC subunit UvrB has product MSSSREPFKLVSPYSPAGDQPQAIARLIDGFQSGLARQTLLGVTGSGKTYTIANVIQAVQKPTLVMAPNKTLAAQLYGEFKSFFPHNAVEYFVSYYDYYQPEAYVPSSDTFIEKDSSINEHIEQMRLSATKALLSRPDALIVATVSAIYGLGDPEDYLKLRLILARGERIEQRALIRHLTELQYTRNDTELRRGSYRVRGEVIDVHPAESEMEALRIELFDGEIENLSLFDPLTGEVQRKIPRFTVYPKTHYASTRESVLTAVESIKVELKERLEELYAQNKLVEAQRLAQRTQFDLEMMAEVGYCNGIENYSRHMTRRGPGEPPPTLFDYLPPDALLVLDESHVTVPQIGGMYRGDRARKETLVDFGFRLPSALDNRPLRFEEWEERAPRMIFVSATPGKYELEKSEGEVVELVVRPTGLIDPEVEIRPVATQVDDVLGEINLRVAMGDRVLITTLTKRMAENLTEYLGEHGVRVRYLHSDIDTVERVEIIRDLRLGLFDVLVGINLLREGLDMPEVSLVAILDADKEGFLRSAGSLIQTIGRAARNLRGKAILYADRVTRSMQAALDETDRRRQKQVEYNEAHGITPKSVQRAIMDVMEGARADSALEKKGRGRGRKVAEQGEDYARLDASQAAAKLRELEQKMYQHARDLEFEDAAQVRDQIRRLKEATLGGAAAAR; this is encoded by the coding sequence ATGAGCTCAAGCCGCGAACCCTTCAAGCTGGTCTCCCCGTATTCGCCGGCTGGTGATCAGCCGCAGGCGATTGCGCGTCTGATCGATGGCTTCCAGTCCGGGCTGGCGCGGCAGACGCTGCTCGGCGTGACCGGCTCGGGCAAGACCTACACGATCGCGAACGTGATCCAGGCGGTGCAGAAGCCTACGCTGGTGATGGCGCCGAACAAGACGCTGGCGGCGCAGCTGTACGGCGAGTTCAAGTCGTTCTTCCCGCACAACGCGGTCGAGTACTTCGTCAGTTACTACGATTACTACCAGCCCGAGGCCTACGTGCCGTCGTCGGACACCTTCATCGAGAAGGACAGTTCGATCAACGAGCACATCGAGCAGATGCGGCTCTCGGCGACCAAGGCGCTGCTGTCGCGCCCGGACGCGTTGATCGTGGCCACGGTGTCGGCGATCTACGGCCTCGGCGACCCGGAGGACTACCTCAAGCTTCGGCTGATCCTGGCGCGCGGCGAGCGCATCGAGCAGCGCGCGCTGATCCGGCACCTCACCGAGCTGCAGTACACCCGCAACGACACCGAGCTGCGCCGCGGCAGCTATCGGGTGCGCGGCGAAGTGATCGACGTGCACCCGGCGGAATCGGAGATGGAGGCGCTGCGCATCGAGCTGTTCGACGGCGAGATCGAGAACCTCAGCCTGTTCGATCCGCTGACCGGCGAGGTGCAGCGGAAAATCCCGCGCTTCACCGTGTACCCGAAGACCCACTACGCCAGCACGCGCGAGAGCGTGCTGACCGCGGTCGAGTCGATCAAGGTCGAACTCAAGGAGCGCCTGGAGGAGCTGTACGCGCAGAACAAGCTCGTCGAGGCGCAGCGCCTGGCGCAGCGCACCCAGTTCGATCTCGAGATGATGGCCGAGGTGGGCTACTGCAATGGCATCGAGAACTATTCGCGGCACATGACCCGGCGCGGCCCGGGCGAACCGCCGCCGACGCTGTTCGACTACCTGCCGCCGGATGCGCTGCTGGTGCTCGACGAATCGCACGTTACCGTGCCGCAGATCGGCGGCATGTATCGCGGTGACCGCGCGCGCAAGGAGACCCTGGTCGACTTCGGCTTCCGTCTGCCATCGGCATTGGACAACCGGCCGCTGCGCTTCGAGGAGTGGGAGGAGCGCGCGCCGCGGATGATCTTCGTGTCCGCCACGCCCGGCAAGTACGAACTGGAGAAATCGGAAGGCGAGGTGGTCGAGCTGGTGGTGCGCCCGACCGGCCTCATCGACCCGGAAGTGGAGATCCGGCCCGTCGCGACCCAGGTCGACGACGTGCTCGGCGAGATCAACCTGCGTGTCGCGATGGGCGACCGGGTCCTCATCACCACGCTGACCAAGCGCATGGCCGAGAACCTCACCGAGTACCTCGGCGAGCACGGCGTGCGCGTGCGCTACCTGCATTCCGATATCGACACCGTCGAGCGCGTGGAGATCATCCGCGACCTGCGCCTGGGGCTGTTCGACGTGCTGGTCGGCATCAACCTGCTGCGCGAAGGCCTGGATATGCCCGAGGTTTCGCTGGTCGCCATCCTCGATGCCGACAAGGAGGGCTTCCTGCGTTCGGCGGGCTCGCTGATCCAGACCATCGGCCGTGCCGCGCGAAACCTGCGGGGCAAGGCGATCCTGTACGCGGACAGGGTGACGCGGTCGATGCAGGCCGCGCTGGACGAAACCGACCGCCGTCGCCAGAAGCAGGTCGAATACAACGAGGCGCATGGCATCACCCCGAAGTCGGTGCAGCGCGCGATCATGGACGTCATGGAAGGCGCGCGTGCCGATTCCGCGCTGGAGAAGAAAGGGCGGGGCCGAGGTCGCAAGGTGGCCGAGCAGGGCGAGGATTACGCACGCCTGGATGCCTCGCAGGCGGCGGCGAAGCTGCGCGAGCTCGAGCAGAAGATGTACCAGCACGCACGCGACCTGGAGTTCGAGGACGCGGCGCAGGTGCGCGACCAGATCAGGCGACTGAAGGAAGCCACGCTGGGAGGAGCCGCCGCCGCGCGATGA
- a CDS encoding response regulator transcription factor — protein MTNEAPRKLLIVEDDAAFARTLTRSFQRRGYTVRTAASLDDVPGALQEFEPTHAVVDLKLANGSSGLACVQALHAHDPEMLIVVLTGYASIATAVEAIKLGACHYLAKPSNTDDIEAAFDRAQGTVDVELTARKSSIKTLEWEHIHKTLAETDFNISEAARRLGLHRRTLARKLEKQRVK, from the coding sequence ATGACGAATGAAGCCCCGCGCAAGCTGCTGATCGTCGAGGACGACGCAGCATTCGCCCGCACCCTCACGCGTTCCTTCCAGCGTCGCGGCTACACCGTGCGCACCGCCGCCAGCCTCGACGACGTGCCGGGCGCGCTGCAGGAATTCGAGCCCACCCATGCGGTCGTCGACCTCAAGCTCGCCAACGGCAGCTCCGGCCTGGCCTGCGTGCAGGCGCTGCACGCGCACGACCCGGAGATGCTGATCGTGGTGTTGACCGGCTATGCCAGCATCGCCACCGCCGTCGAGGCGATCAAGCTCGGCGCCTGCCATTACCTGGCCAAGCCGTCGAACACCGACGATATCGAGGCGGCGTTCGACCGCGCACAGGGCACCGTCGACGTGGAGCTGACCGCACGCAAGTCGTCGATCAAGACGCTGGAGTGGGAACACATCCACAAGACCCTCGCCGAGACCGACTTCAACATCTCCGAAGCCGCGCGCCGGCTCGGGCTGCACCGTCGCACCCTTGCACGCAAGCTGGAGAAGCAGCGGGTCAAGTGA
- a CDS encoding type IV pilin protein, protein MRRPSSKGFTLIELMVVVAVIAILASIALPSYQDSVRKGRRGQAKADLVEVGQLAERYRTVNSTYSGFSLPAGFDRSPRTGTSFYAVALDIADGGRTYTATATPVAAQAADRCGALALLSTGARFHERGESAECGFGIVGPPSD, encoded by the coding sequence ATGAGGCGACCAAGTTCGAAGGGATTCACACTCATCGAGTTGATGGTGGTGGTTGCGGTGATCGCGATCTTGGCCTCCATCGCACTGCCCTCCTACCAAGATTCGGTGCGGAAAGGTCGCAGGGGACAGGCGAAAGCGGATCTGGTGGAAGTCGGCCAACTCGCGGAACGCTATCGGACCGTAAACAGCACCTACAGCGGGTTTTCCTTGCCTGCCGGATTCGATAGATCACCCCGTACGGGGACCTCGTTTTATGCGGTCGCGCTGGATATCGCCGATGGCGGGAGGACCTATACGGCGACAGCCACTCCCGTCGCAGCGCAGGCTGCCGATCGGTGCGGTGCGCTGGCTCTGCTGTCGACTGGAGCGCGCTTCCACGAAAGAGGGGAGTCTGCGGAGTGCGGGTTCGGGATCGTCGGCCCGCCATCGGACTGA